A portion of the Ammospiza nelsoni isolate bAmmNel1 chromosome 35, bAmmNel1.pri, whole genome shotgun sequence genome contains these proteins:
- the ATP6AP1 gene encoding V-type proton ATPase subunit S1 has protein sequence MAAPAALWALLSALAGLAPGPAGASQLPLLVWSTERSLWAPPALPAGRALSEPELQQLLEPGLRRGPRTVLLFLQDQLSVDDLTAFGAVFGNEPNGAFSKLRDALGSAGSTLSLPRVSGSAAAALPHTLQRALGAPAPLSLPGGALGGLRNRTEPTESGPGEPAVLLVGLPHSRGSGLMGPREALSRNDAVLGEVLQVLREEQLPYTALFTGTAAAPPPRAAPSPFWAPPPLPPGRGGGARGAAPPPCAGPPRGTPKFCSGPGT, from the exons ATGGCGGCTCCGGCTGCGCTCTGGGCGCTGCTCTCGGCCCTGGCCGGGCTCGCTCCGGGCCCCGCGGGGGCCTCGCAGCTCCCGCTGCTCGTCTGGAGCACGGAACG GTCTCTGTGGGcgcccccagccctccccgcGGGCCGGGCTCTGTCGGAGccggagctgcagcagctgctggagccggGGCTGCGCCGGGGACCGCGAAcggtgctgctgttcctgcaggatcaG TTATCCGTGGATGACCTGACTGCGTTCGGGGCCGTGTTCGGGAATGAGCCCAACGGGGCCTTCAGCAAGCTGAGG GACGCTCTGGGCTCGGCGGGCTCCACGCTGAGCCTGCCGCGGGTGTCGGGCtcggcggcggccgcgctgccccaCACGCTGCAGCGAGCGCTGGGGGCGCCGGCCCCGCTGAGCCTGCCCGGGGGGGCGCTGGGGGGGCTCCGCAACCGCACGGAGCCCACGGAGAGCGGCCCCGGGGAGCCGGCCgtgctgctggtggggctgccccacagccGGGG CTCCGGCCTGATGGGACCCAGAGAGGCTCTGAGCAGGAACG ACGCGGTGCTGggggaggtgctgcaggtgctgcgGGAGGAGCAGCTCCCGTACACGGCGCTGTTCACGGGCACGGCGGCCGCG CCCCCCCCCCGCgcagccccctccccattttgggCTCCCCCGCCGCTCCCTCCTGGCCGAGGGGGAGGGGCCCGAGGCGCCGCCCCCCCCCCCTGCGCTGGCCCCCCcagggggaccccaaaattctGCTCTGGGCCCGGAACGTGA
- the LOC132086073 gene encoding uncharacterized protein LOC132086073: protein MGHRFPMGSLWGLHGAQVPIGSLYGVSMGHRFLLGPYGVSMGPTSSTAGSPGPLSMGLYGVSVGCLWGVSPLWGLYGVSMGCLWGLYGVSMGSLPTSSTAGSPGPLSVGVYGVSVGSLWGVYGVSMGSLWGVYGVSMGSLWGLYGVSMGSLWGVYGVTHPRLWGSPTPHQQHGRLPGAALCGCLWGVCGVSMGCLWGLYGVSMGLYGVSMGSLWVPHGSLTLGYGAAPQWGVYGVSMGCPWGLCGVSMGSLWGVYGVSM from the exons atggggcACAGGTTTCCTATGGGGTCCCTATGGGGTCTCCATGGGGCTCAGGTTCCTATAGGGTCactctatggggtctctatggggcACAGGTTCCTATTGGGTCcctatggggtctctatggg ccccaccagcagcacGGCCGGCTCCCCGGGGCCGCTCTCCATGGGTCTCTAtggggtgtctgtggggtgtctatggggtgtct CCCCACtgtggggtctctatggggtgTCTATGGGGTgtctatggggtctctatggggtgTCTATGGGGTCTCT ccccaccagcagcacGGCCGGCTCCCCGGGGCCGCTCTCCGTGGGTGTCTATGGGGTGTCTGTGGGGTCTCTGTGGGGTGTCTATGGGGTGTCCATGGGGTCTCTGTGGGGTGTCTATGGGGTGTCTATGGGGTCcctatggggtctctatggggtgtctatggggtctctatggggtgTCTATGGGGTCACTCACCCCCggctgtggggcagccccaCT ccccaccagcagcacGGCCGGCTCCCCGGGGCCGCTCTCTGTGGGTGTCTAtggggtgtctgtggggtgtCTATGGGGTgtctatggggtctctatggggtgTCTAT gggtctctatggggtctctatggggtctctatgggtTCCCCATGGGTCACTCACCCTCGGCTATGGGGCAGCCCCACAATGGGGTGTCTATGGGGTGTCTATGGGGTGTCCATGGGGTCTCTGTGGGGTGTCTATGGGGTCTCTGTGGGGTGTCTATGGGGTGTCTATG